From Ancylobacter pratisalsi, one genomic window encodes:
- a CDS encoding tripartite tricarboxylate transporter permease, with amino-acid sequence MILDNFTHLYHGFGIAADPFNILLMAIGILLGVIIGVLPGLGGANGVAILLPLTFSMSPTSAIILLSCIYWGALFGGAITSVLFNIPGEPWSVATTFDGHPMARSGRAGEALTAAFTSSFVGAFFAIVMITLIAPLVAQFALQFGPAEKFAVYFLAFASFVGMSKEPPAKTVVSMMLGFALACVGLDMVTGQLRLTFGFTELLNGFDFLIAVIGLFGIGEILLTMEEGLEFRGKSARIDPKVVWKTWKTLPRFWATSLRSCVIGCWMGITPAGATPASFMSYGIAKRMSKNGNNFGNGEIEGVIAPETAAHAAGTSALLPMLALGVPGSPTAAVLLGGLLIWGLQPGPMLFVEQADFVWGLIASMYLGNVVGLILVLTTVPLFAAILRIPFSIIAPVILVICAIGAYTVNNNVFDVLMMMVFGVLGYLLKKTNYPLAPLVLAIVLGPSAEESFRQSLLTSAGSVSIFWSNPLVSTIMGLGLLAGVWPLISKGIAKLRSSAQPA; translated from the coding sequence CTTGGTGGCGCCAACGGCGTGGCCATCCTGCTGCCGCTCACCTTCTCCATGTCGCCGACCTCGGCGATCATCCTTTTGAGCTGCATTTACTGGGGCGCGCTGTTCGGCGGCGCCATCACCTCGGTTCTGTTCAATATTCCCGGCGAACCCTGGTCCGTGGCCACCACCTTCGACGGCCATCCGATGGCGCGGTCGGGACGCGCGGGTGAGGCCCTCACGGCCGCCTTCACCTCGTCCTTCGTGGGCGCCTTCTTCGCCATCGTCATGATCACGCTGATCGCGCCGCTGGTTGCCCAGTTCGCGCTCCAGTTCGGTCCGGCCGAGAAGTTCGCGGTGTACTTCCTCGCCTTCGCCTCCTTCGTGGGCATGAGCAAGGAACCGCCGGCCAAGACCGTCGTGTCGATGATGCTCGGCTTCGCCCTCGCCTGCGTCGGTCTCGACATGGTCACCGGCCAGCTCCGCCTGACCTTCGGCTTTACCGAGCTGCTCAACGGCTTCGACTTCCTCATCGCGGTTATCGGCCTGTTCGGTATCGGCGAAATCCTGCTCACCATGGAGGAAGGCCTGGAGTTCCGCGGCAAGTCGGCGCGGATCGATCCCAAGGTGGTGTGGAAGACCTGGAAGACGCTGCCCCGGTTCTGGGCGACCTCGCTGCGGTCCTGCGTCATCGGCTGCTGGATGGGCATCACGCCCGCCGGCGCGACCCCGGCCTCGTTCATGTCCTACGGCATTGCCAAGCGCATGTCGAAGAACGGCAACAACTTCGGCAATGGCGAGATCGAGGGCGTCATCGCGCCCGAGACCGCCGCGCACGCCGCCGGCACCTCGGCCCTGCTGCCGATGCTGGCGCTGGGTGTTCCCGGTTCGCCGACCGCCGCGGTTCTCCTCGGTGGCCTGCTGATCTGGGGTCTTCAGCCCGGTCCAATGCTGTTCGTCGAGCAGGCCGATTTCGTGTGGGGCCTCATCGCCTCCATGTATCTGGGTAACGTCGTCGGCCTCATCCTGGTGCTGACCACGGTGCCGCTGTTCGCCGCGATCCTGCGTATCCCCTTCTCGATCATCGCTCCGGTGATCCTGGTGATCTGCGCGATCGGTGCCTACACGGTGAACAACAACGTGTTCGACGTGCTGATGATGATGGTGTTCGGTGTCCTCGGCTACCTGCTGAAGAAGACCAACTACCCGCTCGCCCCGCTCGTTCTGGCGATTGTTCTCGGCCCGTCCGCCGAGGAATCCTTCCGCCAGTCGCTGCTCACCTCGGCGGGTTCGGTCTCCATCTTCTGGTCCAACCCGCTGGTCTCCACGATCATGGGTCTCGGCCTGCTCGCCGGCGTGTGGCCCCTGATCTCGAAGGGCATCGCCAAGCTGCGCAGCTCCGCGCAGCCGGCCTGA
- a CDS encoding GntR family transcriptional regulator produces MMSIESTIRRVNGGAAKLSVAPLEDTSTFKNRAYTALKEVIVSLNIYDQPNEVRLDERQLAQSLGVSRTPVREAMAQLEREGFVHSVPRRGIYVVRKTRREVIEMIQVWAALESLAARLITLHATDEEIGRLREMFTSFEDGEAAPHVKLDEYSEVNIQFHQTIIAMGGNGILINLAENLFTHMRMIRRKTIGEEDRANRSIQDHLAIIQALEARDTSAAELLVRNHALGLADHVARFADYLE; encoded by the coding sequence ATGATGAGCATCGAGAGCACCATTCGCCGTGTAAACGGGGGAGCCGCCAAGCTCTCGGTCGCGCCGCTGGAGGACACCTCCACCTTCAAGAACCGCGCCTATACCGCGCTCAAGGAAGTCATCGTCTCGCTCAATATCTACGACCAGCCCAACGAGGTTCGCCTCGACGAGCGCCAGCTCGCCCAGAGCCTCGGCGTCAGCCGCACCCCGGTGCGCGAGGCCATGGCCCAGCTGGAGCGCGAGGGTTTCGTGCATTCGGTGCCGCGCCGCGGCATCTATGTGGTGCGCAAGACCCGGCGCGAAGTGATCGAGATGATCCAGGTCTGGGCCGCGCTGGAAAGCCTGGCCGCCCGGCTCATCACCCTCCACGCCACGGATGAGGAGATCGGCCGGCTGCGCGAGATGTTCACCTCGTTCGAGGACGGCGAAGCCGCGCCGCACGTCAAGCTCGACGAATATTCGGAAGTGAACATCCAGTTCCACCAGACCATCATCGCGATGGGCGGCAACGGGATTCTGATCAATCTCGCCGAGAACCTGTTCACCCATATGCGCATGATCCGCCGCAAGACCATTGGCGAGGAAGACCGCGCCAACCGGTCGATTCAGGATCACCTCGCCATCATCCAGGCGCTGGAGGCCCGCGACACCAGCGCCGCCGAGCTGCTGGTGCGCAATCACGCGCTGGGTCTGGCCGACCATGTGGCGCGTTTCGCCGACTATCTCGAATAG
- a CDS encoding TerB family tellurite resistance protein yields the protein MLRSLTDFIADIAGGRREASFAENDYRLAAAALLVHVVTIDGVIGAEEMAKLRRLIAARFSLDEDDAKTLLEAAIARDAEAVDLYTFTSVLNRALDEAGRLRIVEMMFEVGYADGGLTEFEDNLVWRAAELLNVSSRDRVEIRKRVRDGFEDGGTD from the coding sequence ATGCTGCGCAGTCTGACCGACTTCATCGCCGATATCGCCGGGGGCCGCCGCGAGGCCAGCTTTGCCGAGAATGATTACCGCCTGGCCGCCGCCGCGCTGCTGGTTCATGTGGTGACCATTGACGGCGTGATCGGCGCCGAGGAGATGGCCAAGCTGCGCCGCCTCATCGCCGCGCGCTTTTCGCTTGACGAGGACGACGCCAAAACCCTGCTTGAGGCCGCGATCGCGCGCGATGCGGAAGCGGTCGATCTCTACACTTTCACCAGCGTCCTCAACCGCGCCCTCGACGAGGCCGGCCGCCTGCGCATCGTCGAGATGATGTTCGAGGTGGGGTATGCCGATGGCGGCCTGACCGAGTTCGAGGACAATCTGGTCTGGCGCGCGGCGGAGCTGCTCAATGTCAGCTCCCGCGACCGTGTGGAAATCCGCAAGAGGGTGCGTGACGGCTTCGAGGACGGCGGCACGGACTGA
- a CDS encoding glutamine amidotransferase, producing MPLPVLIVLHQEHSSPGRVGRLLLERGHALDIRRPCLGHALPDTLQGHAGAVIFGGPQSANDCHDYVKAEIDWIDVPLSEGKPYLGICLGAQMLARRLGARVAPHPQGLVEIGYYPIRATGAGSSLLATPAEAPMCGLWPDRVYHWHREGFELASGAELLAEGEAFPNQAFRYGTSAFGIQFHPEVTHQMMCRWTVRGSERLNLPGARPTKAHFLDRLQHDGRIRLWLDAFLDHWLASGRTSAA from the coding sequence ATGCCGCTACCTGTCCTGATCGTGCTTCACCAGGAGCATTCCTCTCCCGGACGGGTCGGACGTCTGCTGCTTGAGCGTGGCCACGCGCTGGATATTCGCCGTCCCTGCCTCGGGCATGCGCTGCCGGACACGCTGCAGGGCCATGCGGGGGCGGTGATCTTCGGCGGGCCCCAAAGCGCCAATGACTGCCATGACTATGTGAAGGCGGAGATCGACTGGATCGATGTGCCGCTCAGCGAGGGCAAGCCGTATCTGGGCATCTGCCTCGGCGCGCAGATGCTGGCCCGCCGGCTCGGCGCGCGCGTCGCCCCGCACCCGCAGGGGCTGGTCGAGATCGGCTATTACCCGATCCGCGCCACGGGCGCGGGCTCCTCGTTGTTGGCCACGCCGGCCGAGGCGCCGATGTGCGGGCTGTGGCCCGATCGCGTCTATCACTGGCACCGCGAGGGTTTCGAACTCGCCAGCGGCGCCGAGCTGCTCGCCGAGGGCGAGGCGTTTCCCAACCAGGCGTTCCGTTATGGCACGAGCGCGTTCGGCATCCAGTTCCATCCGGAAGTGACGCACCAGATGATGTGCCGCTGGACCGTGCGCGGCAGCGAGCGGCTCAATCTGCCGGGCGCGCGGCCTACCAAGGCCCATTTCCTCGACCGGCTGCAGCATGACGGGCGCATCCGGCTCTGGCTCGACGCTTTTCTCGACCACTGGCTGGCGAGCGGCCGGACCTCGGCCGCCTGA
- a CDS encoding TetR/AcrR family transcriptional regulator, whose translation MTAKAARRRLQPAERREMILEEALRLFAARHYSVVTVRDIAMVCGINVGLLYHYFDNKDDLVRRALGHAIEQLMVGFEERRVSTGGPRDEIRAWLETHISFASTTALMVKLMSDHASAGTGDPEVEAMIAGFYDREKALLEDALRRGIAAGEFGRIDTAKTARRIGLMLDGIFHASASRRDNRIAEDIRDLGEFVDVMLAPQPHMA comes from the coding sequence ATGACCGCGAAGGCGGCGAGACGACGCCTGCAACCGGCCGAGCGCCGGGAGATGATCCTCGAGGAAGCGCTCAGGCTGTTCGCCGCGCGGCACTATTCCGTCGTCACCGTGCGCGACATCGCGATGGTGTGCGGCATCAATGTCGGCCTGCTCTACCACTATTTCGACAACAAGGACGATCTGGTGCGCCGCGCGCTCGGCCACGCAATCGAGCAGCTCATGGTCGGCTTCGAGGAGCGCCGGGTTTCCACCGGCGGGCCGCGCGATGAGATCCGCGCCTGGCTCGAAACCCACATTTCCTTCGCCTCCACCACCGCGCTGATGGTGAAGCTGATGTCGGACCATGCCAGCGCCGGCACCGGGGACCCCGAGGTCGAGGCCATGATCGCGGGCTTCTATGATCGCGAGAAGGCGCTGCTCGAAGACGCGCTCCGGCGCGGCATCGCGGCGGGCGAATTCGGGCGCATCGACACCGCCAAGACCGCCCGGCGGATCGGCCTGATGCTCGACGGCATCTTCCACGCTTCCGCCAGCCGGCGGGACAACCGGATCGCGGAAGACATTCGCGACCTCGGGGAATTCGTCGACGTCATGCTGGCGCCGCAGCCGCACATGGCCTGA